From one Dysidea avara chromosome 9, odDysAvar1.4, whole genome shotgun sequence genomic stretch:
- the LOC136265372 gene encoding uncharacterized protein, whose protein sequence is MLRRFVNQLNVQYGYTTSTQPAGRREVEGKLARAIMKPMIFGNHQKLFMFLAYTTAIGSTVYMVFYHDYKLDDHCFMPIRQYVARKKKEFFTSSLNTDTIQKLEEQNNKEPSPLVTSSKQQTILK, encoded by the exons ATGTTGAGGCGCTTCGTTAACCAATTAAACGTACAGTACG GTTACACCACATCAACACAACCAGCTGGCAGGAGGGAGGTGGAGGGCAAGTTAGCTAGAGCTATAATGAAACCAATGATCTTTGGGAACCATCAAAAACTCTTCATGTTCTTAGCCTATACAACTGCAATTG GTTCCACAGTTTACATGGTGTTCTATCATGACTACAAGTTGGATGATCACTGCTTCATGCCA ATCAGACAATATGTTgcaagaaagaagaaagaattTTTTACTAGTAGTTTAAATACAGACACTATACAGAAATTAGAAGAACAAAATAACAAAGAGCCATCTCCTCTTGTAACTTCtagtaaacaacaaacaattttaaaataa